From Streptomyces sp. TLI_053, a single genomic window includes:
- a CDS encoding PQQ-binding-like beta-propeller repeat protein, which yields MERRGSRWRLVWAGLAGAVVAASGTGFVMGGSALAEAGGGCGSAARPCPPGMPAMLATGMVGVVVAIVLFTVVFLSDGPKKGRLVTTVLCFALALPVSRLGFDRLQGPPPVSPAWSAPADRPTLTKALAVWQDGETVVRVRADRFDAYRARTGESAWTLEAPPRKSVCAASAAVDGLAAVGYGTDPAACDRLAAVDLRTGRELWHKDGVRLSALELAGPATLVARGDGQLAAFGLRDGAPAWTAAPTPGCAFGGLSASAVRVVAAEYCATADPAARTGATWLRAFGPAGEALWRTDTGAASEPTALAVLAADPPVVRLTERGNRGIDAVLSFAAADGAPRATIPVSSADYELTPLRKLYAPFQLRPVRPAAVVGDLFVAAAGRPGDRDSSFVVAHSLADGSRAWARKPGGKVLAVAAAPDGPLVVTERGHNLNSVHRLDGTDGRTVERTDLRRAFLHTTPWLGRTDDRYVFVNEDGTTYSRPAVGAPRR from the coding sequence ATGGAGCGGCGCGGGTCGAGATGGCGGCTGGTCTGGGCGGGCCTCGCGGGGGCGGTGGTCGCCGCGTCGGGTACCGGGTTCGTCATGGGCGGTTCGGCGCTCGCCGAGGCCGGGGGCGGCTGCGGCTCCGCCGCGCGGCCCTGCCCGCCCGGGATGCCGGCGATGCTGGCGACCGGCATGGTCGGCGTCGTCGTCGCGATCGTCCTCTTCACCGTCGTCTTCCTGTCCGACGGTCCGAAGAAGGGCCGCCTCGTCACCACGGTTCTCTGCTTCGCGCTCGCGCTGCCCGTCAGCCGGCTGGGGTTCGACCGCCTGCAGGGGCCGCCGCCGGTGAGCCCGGCGTGGTCGGCGCCGGCCGACCGGCCGACCCTCACCAAGGCACTCGCCGTCTGGCAGGACGGCGAGACCGTCGTCCGGGTGCGCGCCGACCGCTTCGACGCCTACCGGGCGCGGACCGGTGAGTCCGCCTGGACGCTGGAGGCGCCGCCCCGGAAGTCGGTCTGCGCGGCCTCGGCGGCCGTCGACGGCCTGGCCGCCGTCGGCTACGGCACCGACCCCGCGGCGTGCGACCGGCTCGCCGCCGTCGACCTGCGCACCGGGCGCGAGCTGTGGCACAAGGACGGTGTGCGGCTCTCGGCACTCGAACTCGCCGGTCCCGCGACCCTGGTGGCCCGGGGAGACGGGCAGCTCGCGGCCTTCGGCCTGCGGGACGGCGCCCCGGCCTGGACGGCGGCGCCGACTCCCGGGTGCGCCTTCGGCGGGCTGTCCGCCTCGGCCGTCCGGGTCGTGGCCGCAGAGTACTGCGCGACCGCGGATCCGGCGGCGAGGACCGGAGCCACCTGGCTGCGCGCCTTCGGTCCGGCCGGCGAGGCACTGTGGCGGACGGACACCGGCGCGGCCAGTGAGCCCACCGCCCTGGCCGTGCTCGCCGCCGACCCGCCCGTCGTCCGGCTGACCGAACGCGGCAACCGGGGCATCGACGCCGTCCTCTCCTTCGCGGCCGCCGACGGCGCGCCCCGGGCGACGATCCCGGTCTCGTCCGCCGACTACGAGCTGACGCCCCTCCGGAAGCTCTACGCCCCGTTCCAGCTCCGCCCGGTCCGCCCGGCGGCCGTCGTCGGCGACCTGTTCGTGGCCGCCGCCGGCCGGCCCGGCGACCGCGACAGCAGCTTCGTCGTCGCGCACTCGCTGGCGGACGGCTCCCGGGCCTGGGCGCGGAAGCCGGGCGGCAAGGTGCTGGCCGTCGCCGCCGCGCCGGACGGACCGTTGGTGGTCACCGAGCGCGGTCACAACCTCAACTCCGTCCATCGCCTGGACGGGACGGACGGCCGCACCGTCGAGCGGACCGACCTCCGCCGGGCGTTCCTGCACACCACGCCCTGGCTGGGGCGCACCGACGACCGGTACGTGTTCGTGAACGAGGACGGCACCACGTACTCCCGGCCCGCGGTGGGTGCGCCGAGGCGCTGA
- a CDS encoding RICIN domain-containing protein translates to MKVSERLGPILGATGAALALCAGPAAAAGQPAAAAPVGAAAAQPGPPSTITSASPEAAGKCLDAYDFGRGPWVQMWDCHGGSNQSWSLSWNSVSGGWNIRNEASQYCADGSPGHGEQLVQNVCGNGLGQSWKIDSASGPTRLESIAFPGQCADIYNWGRSSVVMLWDCGSQANQYWLFD, encoded by the coding sequence ATGAAGGTTTCCGAGCGACTCGGCCCGATCCTCGGGGCCACCGGGGCCGCGCTGGCGCTGTGCGCCGGGCCCGCCGCCGCGGCCGGCCAGCCCGCGGCAGCCGCTCCGGTGGGGGCGGCTGCCGCGCAGCCCGGGCCGCCCTCCACCATCACCAGTGCGAGCCCCGAGGCCGCCGGCAAGTGTCTGGACGCCTACGACTTCGGCCGAGGGCCGTGGGTCCAGATGTGGGACTGCCACGGCGGCAGCAACCAGTCCTGGAGCCTCTCCTGGAACAGCGTCAGCGGGGGCTGGAACATCCGCAACGAAGCCAGCCAGTACTGCGCCGACGGCTCCCCGGGCCACGGGGAGCAACTCGTCCAGAACGTCTGCGGCAACGGCCTGGGGCAGTCCTGGAAGATCGATTCCGCCTCCGGCCCGACCCGCCTGGAGAGCATCGCCTTCCCCGGGCAGTGCGCGGACATCTACAACTGGGGGCGCAGCTCGGTGGTCATGCTGTGGGACTGCGGGAGCCAGGCCAACCAGTACTGGCTGTTCGACTGA
- a CDS encoding serine hydrolase domain-containing protein, with protein MARHSALRRGLGAMAMATAVTAGTVTSAAAAGGHGSHGSHSATRTAMTELLRDEILPGTIAGVREDGGNWSAAVGVADGTTGRPRSPQERFRIGSLTKTFTATVVLQLKAEGRLGLDDPVERWLPGVVQGNGNDGSTITVRHLLGHTSGLFSYDEDPLMIQRLASPDFLKHRYDTYRPEDLVRTAVSHPPLFAPGSSRSYSNTNFVLAGMIVAKVTGHPYGQEIEQRILRPLGLRATSLPGTAAGLPRPHAVGYSTLFGGSATPVETTELNPSWGGAAGEMISTTADLNRFYSALMQGRLLPQAEMDEMVPAAGGPGLGIGSVKLSCGVTAWGHTGGIHGSSTVALTTRDGRHTASFNTNADWASGERKLAEAEFCG; from the coding sequence ATGGCTCGGCACAGCGCGCTTCGGCGCGGACTCGGCGCGATGGCGATGGCCACCGCGGTGACGGCGGGCACGGTGACGTCGGCCGCGGCGGCGGGCGGACACGGGTCGCACGGATCGCACAGCGCGACCCGGACGGCGATGACGGAACTCCTCCGGGACGAGATCCTGCCCGGGACGATAGCCGGCGTCCGGGAGGACGGCGGAAACTGGTCGGCAGCGGTCGGGGTCGCCGACGGGACGACCGGGCGGCCCCGGTCGCCGCAGGAGCGGTTCAGGATCGGGAGCCTCACGAAGACCTTCACCGCGACCGTGGTGCTCCAGCTCAAGGCCGAAGGGCGGCTCGGCCTGGACGACCCGGTGGAGCGCTGGCTCCCGGGCGTGGTGCAGGGCAACGGGAACGACGGATCGACGATCACCGTCCGGCACCTGCTCGGGCACACCAGCGGACTGTTCTCCTACGACGAGGACCCGCTGATGATCCAGCGGCTCGCGAGCCCCGACTTCCTGAAGCACCGCTACGACACCTACCGGCCCGAGGACCTGGTGCGCACCGCGGTCTCGCACCCGCCGCTGTTCGCACCGGGAAGCTCCCGCTCGTACTCCAACACCAACTTCGTCCTGGCCGGGATGATCGTCGCCAAGGTGACCGGGCACCCGTACGGCCAGGAGATCGAGCAGCGGATCCTCCGGCCGCTCGGCCTCCGCGCGACCAGCCTGCCCGGCACCGCCGCCGGCCTGCCCCGGCCGCACGCGGTCGGCTACTCCACCCTGTTCGGCGGCTCCGCCACACCGGTGGAGACCACCGAACTCAACCCCTCCTGGGGCGGCGCGGCCGGGGAGATGATCTCCACCACCGCCGACCTGAACCGCTTCTACTCCGCCCTGATGCAGGGGCGCCTGCTGCCGCAGGCCGAGATGGACGAGATGGTCCCCGCCGCCGGCGGCCCCGGCCTGGGCATCGGCAGCGTGAAACTCAGCTGCGGGGTCACCGCGTGGGGCCACACCGGCGGCATCCACGGCTCATCGACGGTGGCCCTGACCACCCGCGACGGACGGCACACCGCCTCGTTCAACACCAACGCCGACTGGGCGTCGGGCGAACGCAAGCTCGCGGAGGCCGAGTTCTGCGGCTGA
- a CDS encoding DUF397 domain-containing protein — protein sequence MSWRKSSYSGQGGECVEIADDHPDLVPVRHSKDPAGPALLFPRTPGAPSSPPSSTTSSTSSSPSPRPADPRPPVLLR from the coding sequence ATGTCGTGGCGGAAGAGCAGCTACAGCGGCCAAGGCGGCGAGTGTGTCGAGATCGCCGACGACCACCCTGACCTCGTCCCCGTCCGACACTCCAAGGACCCCGCCGGCCCCGCCCTCCTCTTCCCCCGGACGCCTGGCGCGCCTTCGTCACCGCCGTCAAGCACGACGAGTTCGACATCCTCTAGCCCCTCGCCGCGTCCGGCTGACCCGCGCCCGCCGGTCCTGCTTCGATAG
- a CDS encoding NUDIX hydrolase, with amino-acid sequence MPAAATPPPPPPPPLAEVLGVRRIRLAEVAAPRLTAEERHARDQVWATMVLANPTLFDGPAVACADTSWPRPGELHVSWSRVTYRHYALRRVPSATAPTASLSVSVLQTTDDGRLLVGRMSPTTAAPGRWQFPGGSVEPPPDGERLDLTALRRNAVRELAEETGVTTSPAELELRAVTRGQYGSVGVLFLAPPLPEAALRERFTALAPPERELVELAFVRSPADLPGLPGPHADYLTPVLRHLTRRRAGRRP; translated from the coding sequence ATGCCCGCCGCAGCCACGCCGCCGCCACCCCCGCCCCCACCGCTCGCCGAAGTCCTCGGCGTGCGCCGGATCCGGCTCGCCGAGGTCGCCGCCCCTCGCCTCACCGCCGAGGAGCGGCACGCCCGGGACCAGGTCTGGGCGACCATGGTCCTCGCCAATCCCACCCTCTTCGACGGACCCGCCGTCGCCTGCGCCGACACCTCCTGGCCCAGACCCGGCGAACTCCACGTCTCCTGGTCGCGCGTCACCTACCGCCACTACGCCCTGCGCCGCGTCCCCTCCGCCACCGCCCCCACCGCGTCCCTCTCCGTCAGCGTCCTCCAGACCACCGACGACGGCCGCCTGCTCGTCGGCCGGATGTCCCCCACCACCGCCGCCCCCGGACGCTGGCAGTTCCCCGGCGGCTCCGTCGAACCCCCGCCCGACGGCGAGCGCCTCGACCTCACCGCGCTGCGCCGCAACGCCGTCCGCGAACTGGCCGAGGAGACCGGAGTCACCACCTCCCCCGCCGAGTTGGAACTCCGGGCCGTCACCCGGGGCCAGTACGGCAGCGTCGGCGTGCTCTTCCTCGCCCCGCCCCTCCCCGAGGCCGCGCTGCGCGAGCGCTTCACCGCCCTGGCGCCCCCGGAACGGGAGTTGGTCGAGCTGGCCTTCGTCCGCTCCCCCGCCGACCTCCCGGGCCTGCCCGGCCCGCACGCCGACTACCTGACCCCGGTGCTCCGCCACCTCACCCGCCGACGGGCGGGACGGCGACCCTAG
- a CDS encoding helix-turn-helix domain-containing protein, whose protein sequence is MRADSLAREIFSDIANKWALLIVEAVGDGTLRFTELRREVDGISHKMLTQNLRLLERNGLVERTVHPTVPPRVEYTLTGPGRALRATVDAMCDWTHRHLDAIESARHRFDGEAGDTP, encoded by the coding sequence ATGCGGGCGGACTCCCTGGCCCGGGAGATCTTCTCGGACATCGCCAACAAGTGGGCGCTGCTGATCGTCGAGGCGGTCGGGGACGGCACCCTGCGCTTCACCGAGCTGCGCCGGGAGGTCGACGGCATCAGCCACAAGATGCTCACCCAGAACCTGCGCCTCCTGGAGCGCAACGGCCTGGTGGAGCGCACGGTGCACCCGACGGTGCCGCCGCGCGTCGAGTACACCCTCACCGGGCCGGGCCGGGCCCTGCGCGCCACGGTGGACGCCATGTGCGACTGGACGCACCGGCACCTGGACGCCATCGAGTCGGCCCGGCACCGCTTCGACGGCGAGGCCGGGGACACCCCCTAG